Proteins encoded together in one Arachis hypogaea cultivar Tifrunner unplaced genomic scaffold, arahy.Tifrunner.gnm2.J5K5 arahy.Tifrunner.gnm2.scaffold_50, whole genome shotgun sequence window:
- the LOC140172906 gene encoding uncharacterized protein produces MKLFEIESYKAWAAAELEQQKEVEEAEVSMQEAQDYLDSVTESAMDEFRRFEEELESMSKAEMESLVNTAEGARKMGNLMEKAASIASKKYIEAALNSATASMKSAWKGISSGKVHPS; encoded by the coding sequence ATGAAGCTGTTTGAGATTGAGTCATACAAGGCATGGGCAGCTGCAGAACTTGAGCAACAGAAAGAGGTTGAAGAGGCTGAGGTTTCCATGCAGGAAGCTCAGGACTACCTTGATTCTGTCACGGAAAGTGCCATGGACGAGTTCCGGCGCTTCGAAGAGGAGCTTGAGAGCATGTCAAAGGCTGAAATGGAGAGCCTAGTTAACACTGCTGAGGGTGCAAGAAAGATGGGAAATTTGATGGAGAAAGCTGCCTCCATTGCTTCCAAGAAGTATATTGAGGCTGCACTCAATTCAGCCACTGCTTCCATGAAATCTGCTTGGAAGGGAATCTCTTCTGGCAAGGTCCATCCTTCTTAA
- the LOC114927199 gene encoding uncharacterized protein yields the protein MDSGVTIQTLCMIQEQFFNFILFPFILTLEAFKHSEKRRKGLLGFYTISIPAFLASSSSSSAASLISIILAAATRLRRHRNLPPPRATCRRRPRRCPRRARRFSPHVIDVEDILGEHADIFIEHYYIKQSGNCDLSSMSDPHDEFKGKNVLIERKKSKDPSEITSKYSMSIETYKDILGECRRKLFEVRSRRARPHLDDKVIVSWNGLAISSFSRASKILLGEVEGTKFYFPVVGTEPKEYMQIAEKAALFIKKELHNAETQRLNHSFRNSPSKAPGFLDDYAFLISGLLDLYEFGGGINWLQWAIELQGTQDALFLDGDGGGYFNNTCRWIFQFFSV from the exons ATGGATAGTGGCGTAACAATACAAACCCTCTGCATGATCCAAGAACAA ttttttaactttattctttttcctttcattctCACATTAGAAGCATTCAAGCattcagagaagagaagaaaaggtcTGCTAGGGTTTTATACAATTTCAATTCCTGCATTTCtcgcttcttcttcctcttcctctgctGCAAGTCTCATTAGCATTATCCTCGCTGCCGCAACACGCCTCCGCCGCCACCGCAACCTGCCGCCTCCGCGCGCAACCTGCCGCCGCCGCCCACGACGTTGCCCCCGCCGCGCAAGACGCTTTTCTCCACATGTAATAGAT GTTGAAGACATACTTGGAGAGCATGCTGATATTTTTATTGAGCACTATTACATAAAGCAGTCTGGTAACTGTGACCTATCTAGCATGAGCGATCCTCACGATGAATTTAAGGGAAAGAATGTCCTGATTgagagaaaaaaatcaaaagatcCTTCAGAGATCACATCAAAGTACAGCATGTCAATTGAAACATATAAAGATATTCTTGGAGAATGTAGGCGTAAGCTGTTCGAAGTAAGGTCAAGGCGGGCAAGGCCACATTTGGATGATAAA GTTATTGTATCTTGGAATGGACTGGCTATCTCATCTTTTTCCAGGGCCTCCAAGATTCTCCTGGGTGAAGTTGAGGGCACTAAATTCTATTTTCCTGTTGTTGGCACTGAA CCAAAGGAATACATGCAAATTGCGGAAAAAGCAGCATTATTTATTAAGAAGGAACTTCACAATGCTGAAACCCAAAGGCTGAACCATAGTTTCAGAAATTCTCCATCTAAAGCACCTGGTTTCTTGGATGATTATGCTTTTCTGATCTCTGGATTACTGGATCTCTATGAATTTGGTGGTGGAATCAACTGGCTTCAATGGGCAATTGAATTGCAGGGCACTCAG GATGCTTTGTTTCTTGATGGGGATGGAGGTGGATATTTCAATAATACTTGCAGGTGGATATTTCAGTTCTTCTCCGTGTGA